The proteins below come from a single Nocardia higoensis genomic window:
- a CDS encoding DUF3558 family protein, producing the protein MLGIVVPVLIVTACTADEQNSDTTGSGTTTAALSSVSKTASPTTTAASADPGGAQGDPGGGVDTGQPGGEQPGGTDTCGATPCGVTSDPAPAPGGTDTCGGATECGVAVWDPCRISDADITQLGFRPDSRQMLTDSGGVTDTHCRWQSLTGESEFTISSTRQTLEEVRQSFDYVDFSSLSVGGRSGYQYRAAQDSNHIGCYVGIPVQDGHVAFVTRNLTPTAPEEPCAAARRISEALVGYVP; encoded by the coding sequence ATGCTCGGCATAGTGGTGCCGGTACTGATCGTGACCGCGTGCACGGCCGACGAACAGAACTCCGACACGACAGGTTCCGGCACCACGACCGCTGCCCTGAGCAGCGTCTCGAAGACGGCCTCCCCGACCACCACGGCGGCGTCGGCCGATCCGGGCGGAGCTCAGGGTGACCCGGGCGGTGGAGTGGACACGGGGCAACCCGGCGGGGAACAGCCCGGCGGCACCGACACCTGTGGGGCGACGCCGTGTGGTGTCACGAGCGATCCGGCTCCGGCGCCCGGTGGCACGGACACCTGTGGTGGTGCGACCGAGTGCGGTGTCGCCGTGTGGGATCCGTGTCGGATATCCGATGCCGACATCACGCAGTTGGGATTCCGTCCCGACAGCCGACAGATGCTCACCGATTCCGGCGGCGTGACCGACACGCACTGTCGTTGGCAGTCCCTGACCGGCGAATCCGAATTCACGATCTCGTCGACCCGGCAGACACTGGAGGAAGTCCGGCAGAGCTTCGATTACGTGGATTTCAGCTCGCTGTCGGTCGGCGGCCGATCGGGCTACCAGTATCGTGCGGCCCAGGACTCGAACCACATCGGGTGCTATGTCGGCATTCCGGTGCAGGACGGCCACGTCGCGTTCGTCACGCGGAATCTGACGCCCACCGCACCCGAGGAACCGTGTGCTGCGGCGCGGCGTATCAGCGAAGCTCTGGTCGGGTACGTGCCCTGA